The following is a genomic window from bacterium.
CACCACCCGCCAATATGTTATAGGCGATATTCAGCACATGATCCGATTCATGATACGGGACATGTGTTTTTAATAATTTTAGATTTGAGTCGATTTCTTTTACCAGTCCCATCTTTTTTACCATTTGGTGAAGGACTCCTATTCCCCCACAGTTTATCGCTTGAATTTTCCCGCTCATTTCATAGTGTATGTTGCTGCCCTTCATGACCGGATCGGGTTGATCTTTCCATTGTTTTTTTCTTAATCGGTGTCCAATTTGTTGTTGACGATTCCTTAGTATTTTGCTATATTTTCCTTTAGATTTTTTATTCACTTGAAATGCCCTTTTTTTTGGTTGTTATGTTTTGTGATAAAATCATTTTAACCAATAGAATTGGGCATTTCAAGTCCTTTTTCGCTTTTATTTCAAAAAATTACGCTTGTGTAAGGTTTAGTGTATTTACGCATTTAGTTTATTTCTCCAGAAGATTTCTTACAAAATATAAAAAAACCATCATTTACCTGCTGACGTTTCTTATAAGTATTATCCTGGCCTTCATAAAAATATTACTTGTAAAAAAAATAATCAGAAATGTTAGAATTGAAGATCTTTTAGCAAGTACAATTTATAGTGTATTACCTTTTAATTTATTATGGATCACTCTTGTAATTTACAAAGATCCCGCATGGACATTTGAAAGATGGGAGAAGGTTAAGTAATATTTTTCGACGGGCATAAATCGTATAATACGCATTCCCCGTGGTTTGGTTTTTTTGCGTTACAGATTTTCCTTCCATGCTCGATCAAAAGGTTTGAAAAATCACCCCATTCTTTCTTGTCCAGGAGTTTCATTAAATCCTGTTCGATTTTATTGGGGTCAATATTTTTGCTCAATCCAAGCCTTTGGCTTAACCTTGATACATGCGTGTCAACAGCGATACCCTCAATTTTACCAAATCCGTTGAACAATACGATATTCGCGGTTTTCCGCGCGACACCGGGCAATTGAATCAATTCGTCCATAGAGGCTGGGACTTTGCCGTTAAATTCTTTCAGGATTTTTTGGCATGAAGCGATTATATTTTTCGCCTTGTTGTGGTAAAATCCCGTAGAGCGTATTTCCTGCTCGAATGTTTTTAAATCCGCGTTCGCGTAGTCTTCGACTTTTTTATACTTTTTGAAAAGTTTTTTAGTGACTATATTTACCCGTGCGTCTGTGCACTGCGCGGAAAGTATCGTTGAAACCAGTATTTCCAGCGGGTTTCCGAAGTCAAGCGCGGTTTTTGCCCCGGGATATTCTTTCTTAAGAAGTTGTAAAATTTTACCAATATTATTCTTAGGCATATTATAAAATTTCCGTCAATATGGCAATCGCCTTGTTTATTGAACCGGATATTTTAAGTTTT
Proteins encoded in this region:
- a CDS encoding IS1380 family transposase; protein product: MNKKSKGKYSKILRNRQQQIGHRLRKKQWKDQPDPVMKGSNIHYEMSGKIQAINCGGIGVLHQMVKKMGLVKEIDSNLKLLKTHVPYHESDHVLNIAYNILAGG
- the nth gene encoding endonuclease III, which translates into the protein MPKNNIGKILQLLKKEYPGAKTALDFGNPLEILVSTILSAQCTDARVNIVTKKLFKKYKKVEDYANADLKTFEQEIRSTGFYHNKAKNIIASCQKILKEFNGKVPASMDELIQLPGVARKTANIVLFNGFGKIEGIAVDTHVSRLSQRLGLSKNIDPNKIEQDLMKLLDKKEWGDFSNLLIEHGRKICNAKKPNHGECVLYDLCPSKNIT